A segment of the Deinococcus roseus genome:
TGCGAAGTCGGGCAATCCAGAAAGCGGGCAGGTGATGTCGTTTCCGGTGCAGTTGCTGTGGAACCAGGTGGGGTTGGTGCTGACCACACTGGCTCCGGGTCCGGCATGGTTGGCCACCATGTCCATCATGTATTTCATGCCCATGTTGTGCAGATCATTGATCAGGCTGGTCAGTTCGCTGCTGGTTCCCAGTTTGGGTTCCACGCTGGTGTCGGTGCTGCTGTTGGAGAAATTGGCCCAGTAGCCGTGGTAGCCGCAGGAACTGCCGTTCAGTCCGACCTGTTTGTACATGGGGGTGGTCCAGACGGTGGTGGCCCCCATGTACTTGATGTAGCTGAGTTTGTTGCGCACGCCCTGGATGTCTCCACCGTGGAATTTGGTGGCGCTGTTTTTGTCCAGGCAACTGGCGGCCCCCAGGTTGTCGTTGGTGGTGTTGTCGTTGGAAAAGCGGTCGGTCATCAGCAGGTAAATGATCTGTTTGCGCCAGGTGTCGATGTTGGTGCCAGAAATGGCCTGTGGGCTGGGAGCGGATGGAACAAGGGATGGGCTTTGCTGGCTGCAAGCGGCAAGGGCAAGAGACAGCACGACAAGGGAACGTTTCTTCATGGTGAAACTCCTTTCAAAATGGGTTGTGGTCTGGATTGGGTTTGATGATAGCGGAACCTGTAAACAAATGGAAGTGGTTCCAATGAATGACCAGAAATTTGTATAGACTTATGTGATGCATTTTGAGCACAGACACCATCCATTGGGAGATACGAGATCTGGGCAGAACGCATGATGGAGACCACAGAAAACCGCCGTTTCCAGCGAAGAAAAACCATGGCCTGCTTGAAGACTGTATATATTTGTTTAATCTTGTTATAGATAATATTGTTTGATTCCATGGATTTTGCAGAGGATGGTGCCCGACTCCTTGCTCACTTGAAGCGAACCGCCTCAATAAACGCGCTGCTGCC
Coding sequences within it:
- a CDS encoding alpha-amylase family glycosyl hydrolase — protein: MKKRSLVVLSLALAACSQQSPSLVPSAPSPQAISGTNIDTWRKQIIYLLMTDRFSNDNTTNDNLGAASCLDKNSATKFHGGDIQGVRNKLSYIKYMGATTVWTTPMYKQVGLNGSSCGYHGYWANFSNSSTDTSVEPKLGTSSELTSLINDLHNMGMKYMMDMVANHAGPGASVVSTNPTWFHSNCTGNDITCPLSGLPDFA